GCTCCTGAAGAAAAGCGGAAGTCGTGTCTGGGTCCCGAGGACCCCGCCTGTGTGGAAGAGCATTTGCATGTGATCGACAGCACTCTGGAAAGCATCCAGGAAGGCACGTTCGGGGTTTGCAAGATCTGCCATGAAGCCATCGAGACCCAGTTACTCCAAATGGATTACACCTCTGCCGTCTGCCTCGGTCACTTTACAGAAGAGGAACTCCGCCAGTTGGAGAGCGAACTTCAGATGTCGCAGGTCATCCAACGGGGTCTGCTGCCGAAGAGAATCCCGGACATTTCCGGGTTGAACATTTCCGCGTTCAGCCGACCGGCGCAGATCGTCGGCGGCGATTATTTCGACTTCGTCGATTTCAAGGACGGCACGCATGGGATCGCGATCGCTGATGTGAGCGGGCACGGCGTTTCCGCTGGGATGTTCATGAGCAGCCTGCAAACGGCGTTCCATACGCTGATCCCCGAATCCGATTCGCCCCTGACGGCGCTCGAACGCATCAACCGCCTCTACATCCACAACATCAACTTCACGACCTTTGTCACAGTCTTTCTCGGAAAATTCGATCCCAAGTCTCAAATCCTGACCTATGCAAACGCGGGTCACAGTTCGGCGTATCTTTACCGCAGTAAAACTCAAGAGGAAATCTGGCTGAAGCCGACCGGTCCCGCCATCGGTTTGGTGGAGCGATTCTCTGTTCACAAAGAAGAGATAAAGTTACAGCCGGGCGATGTCTTCATTTTATACACGGATGGAATCACCGAAGCGGCAAGCCCGGACGGCATGTTGTGGGGCGAAGAACAATTGGCGAATATCATCCGTCAAAACGCAGAGGCCTCGGCGGAGCAGATGATCCAAGCTGTCTTGAAAGAGTTGGGTGTGTACACCCAGGGCGCTTCTCAGGCAGATGATGTGACGCTCCTGATCGCCAAAGTGAGTTAGACAGGCTCGTCATTCTGAGGAGCGAAGCGACGAAGAATCTCATTTAAAGTGAAATTATCATGTAGGTTCGAGATTCTTCGCTCCCTACAGGCCGCTCACCTGTGCCTGCGGCACTGGCGCAGGCACAGGTGACATAATCTGCGCGAGAAATTTCCGGCGGCGGATACCTGTGAAGGCAGCGGGCGATCCGCCACAGGTTTTACAAAAAGATGCACTTTGTGAGTGCGCTGGGTATAATTCGGGGGCATTTTCACGGCGGCTTGCACCATGTCACTCATCAGCACATCCAATCTCACCAAATCCTACGGCGCGACCGATATCTTCACCAATCTGACCCTTTCGATCGCAAAGGGGTCGCGTTTGGGCATTGTCGGTCCGAACGGTGTCGGGAAAACGACGCTGCTGCGAATCCTTGCGGGCGAAGACGAAGCCTCGACGGGAACAGTAACCCGCTCACGTGGAGTCCGAAGCGGATACCTTCCGCAAGAGGCGGATTTCAAAATGGAAGGCACACTTTGGGAGGCGTGTCATTCCGTTTTCGGGGATTTGATCAAGGGACAAAATGAACTGCACCGCCTTGAAGAATTGATGGCAACGAATTCGGATGTGATCGAACAATACGGCAAGCTGCAGGAGGATTTCGAACGGCGCGGCGGATACACGTTCGAGACTCGCATCAAGCAGGTGTTGACCGGGCTGGGATTCGACGCCTCGGACTACGACCTGTCTTTGGATCATCTCTCAGGCGGACAGCGCACCCGCGCTTTTCTCGCCCGCCTCCTGCTCTCGGACCCGGACGTGCTCCTGCTCGACGAGCCGACCAATCATCTCGACATCCGCGCCGTGGAATGGCTCGAAGGATATTTGAACCAGTGGGAAGGCGCGGCGGTGATTGTTTCGCATGACCGTTATTTTTTGGACAAGGTCAGCAATGTGATCCTGGAAATGCTGCCCGGCGCATATGAGACGTATCATGGAAATTACACCGCCTATTTGAAACAGCGCGAAGAACGGATTGCCCGCAGGCAGGAAGTGTTCGAAGGCGAGAAGGAAAAACTTCTCAAGGAAGTCGAGTACATCAAGAAGAATATATCGGGGCAGAACACACTGCAGGCAAAAGGGAAACTGAAGCGGCTCTCGCGTATCGTGCAGGCGGTGGAACAGATCGGC
This portion of the Anaerolineales bacterium genome encodes:
- a CDS encoding SpoIIE family protein phosphatase gives rise to the protein MKNQLYDEANIRLKQAQVNLTQWLETAPEEKRKSCLGPEDPACVEEHLHVIDSTLESIQEGTFGVCKICHEAIETQLLQMDYTSAVCLGHFTEEELRQLESELQMSQVIQRGLLPKRIPDISGLNISAFSRPAQIVGGDYFDFVDFKDGTHGIAIADVSGHGVSAGMFMSSLQTAFHTLIPESDSPLTALERINRLYIHNINFTTFVTVFLGKFDPKSQILTYANAGHSSAYLYRSKTQEEIWLKPTGPAIGLVERFSVHKEEIKLQPGDVFILYTDGITEAASPDGMLWGEEQLANIIRQNAEASAEQMIQAVLKELGVYTQGASQADDVTLLIAKVS